The following coding sequences are from one Lolium rigidum isolate FL_2022 chromosome 6, APGP_CSIRO_Lrig_0.1, whole genome shotgun sequence window:
- the LOC124666341 gene encoding uncharacterized protein LOC124666341: MASTYLLPYPLPLTPPPAFASRCRVPMASAAPLGVTVSTSESVGQNDLLIVGPGVLGRIVAEKWQQEHPGCKIFGQTATTDHHSELTKIGIIPSLKGSRVGQKVPYVIFCAPPYRTDDYPGDLRVAASNWSGEGSFLFTSSTAVYDCNDNGLCSEDSPCVPIGRSPRTDVLLNAENVVLEAGGCVVRLGGLYKMDQGPHVFWLSKGTVDARPDLIINLIHYEDAASLGITIMKRRLRGRVFLGCDSQPLSRQQIMDRVNRSGKFDGKFEGFTGTDGPLGKRMDNSKTRAEIGWQPKYSSFTEFLGLSN, from the exons ATGGCGTCTACCTACCTGCTACCATATCCTCTCCCATTGACTCCGCCTCCAGCGTTCGCATCCCGCTGCCGCGTCCCGATGGCCTCCGCCGCCCCCCTCG GGGTCACGGTGTCCACATCGGAGAGTGTTGGTCAGAATGATTTGCTGATTGTTGGGCCAGGTGTGCTTGGTCGAATCGTAGCTGAGAAATGGCAACAG GAGCATCCAGGTTGCAAAATTTTTGGCCAGACTGCAACCACAGATCATCACAGTGAACTAACTAAAATTGGGATAATTCCCTCCCTAAAGGGATCCAGAGTTGGTCAGAAAGTCCCATACGTTATTTTCTGTGCTCCTCCATATCGTACGGATGATTACCCTGGAGATCTTAG AGTTGCAGCATCAAACTGGAGTGGGGAAGGTTCTTTCCTTTTTACATCAAGTACTGCTGTGTATGACTGCAATGACAATGGATTATGCAGCGAG GATTCTCCTTGCGTGCCAATTGGTAGGAGCCCTCGTACTGATGTCCTTCTGAACGCAGAAAATGTTGTCCTTGAGGCAGGAGGCTGCGTCGTCCGGCTAGGAGGACTTTAT AAAATGGATCAAGGTCCTCATGTTTTCTGGCTGTCCAAAGGAACTGTAGATGCACGACCAGATCTCATAATCAATCTGATCCATTATGAA GATGCTGCTTCTCTTGGGATTACCATCATGAAGAGGAGACTTCGTGGTCGTGTCTTTTTGGGCTGTGACAGCCAGCCTCTGTCCAG GCAACAAATAATGGACCGTGTCAACAGGAGTGGGAAGTTTGACGGCAAGTTTGAGGGCTTCACAG GGACGGATGGTCCATTAGGGAAGAGGATGGATAATTCCAAAACTCGAGCTGAGATCGGGTGGCAGCCCAAATATTCTAGCTTCACAGAGTTCCTTGGTCTCAGCAATTGA